A stretch of the Lolium perenne isolate Kyuss_39 chromosome 3, Kyuss_2.0, whole genome shotgun sequence genome encodes the following:
- the LOC127341772 gene encoding enoyl-CoA delta isomerase 2, peroxisomal-like → MDMANMCIVEKHGRVHLITLTGAGEHRLGPALISALRSAVATVRASPGAGALVLAAEGKYFSNGFDQAWARTVPLHLHASMRGAFRGLLADLIALPMPTVAAVTGHAAAAGCVLALAHDAVVMRASRGFLYMSEVDAGLKMADFFGEVLRQKVPDAAARRDMILRGDKMTAAEGVRRGVVDAAVDGGVEDVVAAAVAAAEGLAARGWDGEVVAEIRKAMWPAVWGKVKDYGAAEAARPRL, encoded by the coding sequence ATGGACATGGCGAACATGTGCATAGTGGAGAAGCACGGCCGCGTCCACCTCATCACCCTCACCGGCGCCGGCGAGCACCGCCTGGGCCCGGCCCTCATCTCCGCCCTCCGCTCCGCCGTGGCCACCGTCCGCGCCTCTCCCGGCGCCGGCGCCCTCGTCCTGGCCGCCGAAGGCAAGTACTTCTCCAACGGCTTCGACCAAGCCTGGGCGCGCACGGTCCCACTCCACCTCCACGCCTCCATGAGAGGAGCCTTCCGCGGCCTGTTGGCGGACCTCATCGCGCTGCCCATGCCCACCGTGGCCGCCGTCACTGGCCACGCAGCTGCCGCCGGCTGCGTGCTGGCCCTTGCCCACGACGCCGTCGTCATGCGCGCCTCCCGCGGGTTCCTCTACATGAGCGAGGTCGACGCCGGCCTCAAGATGGCCGATTTCTTCGGGGAGGTGCTCCGGCAGAAGGTCCCCGACGCGGCGGCCAGGCGGGACATGATCCTCAGAGGGGACAAGATGACGGCGGCGGAAGGGGTGCGGCGGGGCGTGGTGGACGCGGCCGTGGACGGCGGCGTCGAGGACGTGGTGGCCGCGGCCGTGGCGGCGGCCGAGGGGCTCGCGGCGAGGGGGTGGGACGGGGAGGTCGTGGCCGAGATCAGGAAGGCCATGTGGCCCGCCGTGTGGGGCAAGGTCAAGGATTACGGCGCCGCCGAGGCGGCGCGGCCGCGGCTGTAG
- the LOC127341771 gene encoding uncharacterized protein — protein sequence MHPRSRIRGREPPPPSPSGGRYRRRSPPPLAPSPRHHRRARDPPPLPQRRTPERPPPLPQRRSPERLPPRRLLLDDKPAPPPALLVPAADRRWRADILLEAGRLAAHYLVAQGVLPEHVLHAREDPSPKNANTNTNHTPSPRPEVPAVHAAGYARKRDDEPHPDDDPRWPRRNGGGGDWVRDKREEDDRLARARSGWDRRTQSFDGRRRYNDGGAAGGAGAGGGGDWGRDKRADGGGDRLADRGGGGRRGNAYDEKRRPAMARSYSQNDRRASSDDRRPSVDRRLDRRRRSRSRSRSRSRSRTRPRNSYGGGRRDSDWRPQNGDLDQGKVPEPTTVATGDGYLDRDDVDHAPSNLKGPRSVVVMKADDSASHEYEEVVVMEVDDGASDEDEEGMVSDDHGEDDGASYEYEEVVESEEDDGASHEDEEMESENHGQDFRGVKDDEAAVAGLNDGVEINARHQPSIVDVHPSEPVEEPVHMQSQLSPVKEDTEAGIARTDVCPIEPVAENSGCSEVRGEMEAPQSELETTLHEEIPQNELEPELPEEIPQNELETGAGDPTKDEEELPAWFGIFDLNVTGAHGTGEMSEIPGDPPEDHVPDSVPDLDGQMSEQAYYDTTETQAQEELADDNHQLEEDSKVLLNQDIGTYGSNENDLSSEQMLIDRGANEHGHGDEQLEDEQNLVNNEEEPLKQDVEEHMDNNDQLEDEQNLVNNEEEPLKQDAEEHMDNNHQLEDEQNLVNNEEEPLKQDAEEHMDNNHQMEDEQNLVNTEEEPLEQDAEEHMDNNHQLEDEQNLVNSEEEPLKQDAEEHMDNNHQMEDEQMLVTNEETPLEQDAEEHVDHNRQMENEQMLLNEGTALQVLANHHANGEQVLPDHATDEHPDVNHQTKNEQMLLHHVTGAHDLDHCDLNGEQMIQNLDHCDLNGEQMIQNICADKSAADAGQLKDGQLHLGQAADGQAALHSLENGQTIPVIHLEDDDEEQSDTEEFLDPK from the coding sequence ATGCATCCGAGGTCACGCATTCGCGGACGCGAgcccccgccgccgtcgccgtcgggAGGACGATACCGCCGCCGATCTCCACCGCCGCTGGCGCCCTCCCCGAGACACCACCGCCGGGCCCGTGACCCGCCGCCCCTGCCGCAGAGGCGCACTCCAGAACGGCCGCCGCCCCTGCCGCAGAGGCGCAGCCCCGAACGGCTGCCGCCGCGGCGCCTGCTGCTGGACGACAAGCCAGCGCCGCCGCCCGCGCTCCTCGTCCCCGCCGCCGACCGCCGTTGGCGGGCTGACATCCTCCTCGAGGCCGGCCGCCTCGCGGCCCACTACCTGGTCGCCCAGGGCGTCCTCCCCGAGCACGTTCTCCACGCCCGGGAAGACCCCAGCCCCAAGAacgccaacaccaacaccaaccacACCCCAAGCCCTCGCCCGGAGGTCCCCGCTGTCCACGCCGCCGGATACGCCAGGAAGCGGGACGACGAACCGCACCCCGATGACGACCCCAGGTGGCCACGCCGGAACGGCGGTGGAGGCGACTGGGTCCGGGACAAGAGGGAGGAAGACGACAGGCTGGCCCGGGCTAGATCCGGCTGGGACAGAAGGACCCAGAGTTTTGACGGGAGACGCAGGTATAACGACGGAGGAGCAGCAGGAGGTGCTGGTGCTGGTGGTGGAGGGGACTGGGGCCGCGACAAGAGGGCCGATGGCGGCGGCGATAGGCTTGCTgaccggggcggcggcggccgccgggGCAATGCGTATGACGAAAAGAGGAGGCCCGCCATGGCGCGCTCCTACTCGCAGAACGACCGCAGGGCCTCCAGCGACGATCGTCGGCCCTCTGTGGACCGCAGGCTGGACCGGAGACggaggagccggagccggagccgaagCAGAAGCAGAAGTAGAACCAGGCCCAGAAACTCTTACGGTGGCGGCCGGAGGGATTCAGATTGGCGACCACAAAATGGTGATTTGGATCAGGGCAAGGTGCCGGAGCCTACAACTGTTGCTACCGGTGACGGTTATCTGGACCGTGATGATGTCGACCATGCGCCAAGTAACCTGAAGGGACCTCGCTCGGTGGTGGTCATGAAGGCGGATGATAGTGCCAGCCATGAATATGAAGAGGTGGTGGTTATGGAGGTGGATGACGGTGCCAgcgatgaagatgaagagggGATGGTATCGGATGATCatggtgaagacgatggtgccagcTACGAATATGAAGAGGTGGTGGAATCAGAGGAAGATGATGGTGCCAGCCATGAGGATGAAGAGATGGAATCAGAGAATCATGGTCAAGACTTTCGTGGAGTCAAGGACGATGAGGCTGCTGTTGCTGGTTTGAATGATGGGGTTGAAATAAATGCCAGGCACCAACCATCCATTGTGGATGTTCATCCATCAGAGCCTGTTGAGGAACCGGTGCATATGCAGTCCCAGCTGAGCCCTGTGAAGGAGGACACGGAGGCTGGCATTGCGCGTACGGATGTATGCCCGATTGAACCAGTGGCTGAGAACAGTGGTTGCTCTGAAGTCAGAGGTGAAATGGAGGCTCCACAAAGTGAACTTGAAACTACACTTCATGAGGAGATTCCACAAAATGAACTTGAACCTGAACTTCCAGAGGAGATTCCACAAAATGAACTTGAAACTGGTGCTGGTGACCCAACCAAAGATGAAGAAGAGCTGCCAGCTTGGTTTGGGATTTTTGATCTCAATGTTACTGGAGCTCACGGGACAGGTGAAATGTCTGAGATTCCTGGTGATCCTCCTGAAGATCATGTTCCTGATTCTGTGCCTGATCTAGATGGTCAAATGAGCGAACAAGCATACTATGATACTACAGAAACTCAAGCTCAAGAAGAACTTGCAGATGATAACCACCAGTTGGAGGAGGACAGTAAGGTTCTTCTGAATCAGGATATTGGTACATATGGCTCGAATGAGAACGACCTGAGCAGTGAGCAGATGCTTATAGATCGGGGAGCTAATGAACATGGACATGGTGATGAACAGTTGGAGGATGAGCAAAATCTTGTAAACAATGAAGAAGAACCTCTAAAGCAAGATGTGGAGGAGCACATGGATAATAATGACCAGTTGGAGGATGAGCAAAATCTTGTAAACAATGAAGAAGAACCTCTAAAGCAAGATGCGGAGGAGCACATGGATAATAATCACCAGTTGGAGGATGAGCAAAATCTTGTAAACAATGAAGAAGAACCTCTAAAGCAAGATGCGGAGGAGCACATGGATAATAATCACCAGATGGAAGATGAGCAAAATCTTGTAAACACTGAAGAAGAACCTCTAGAGCAAGATGCGGAGGAGCACATGGATAATAATCACCAGTTGGAGGATGAGCAAAATCTTGTAAACAGTGAAGAAGAACCTCTAAAGCAAGATGCGGAGGAGCACATGGATAATAATCACCAGATGGAAGATGAGCAAATGCTTGTAACCAATGAGGAAACGCCTCTAGAGCAAGATGCAGAGGAGCACGTGGATCATAATCGCCAAATGGAGAATGAGCAAATGCTTCTAAATGAGGGCACTGCTTTGCAAGTTCTAGCCAATCACCATGCAAATGGTGAGCAGGTTCTACCAGATCACGCTACAGATGAGCATCCTGACGTTAATCACCAGACAAAGAATGAACAAATGCTTCTACATCATGTTACAGGTGCACATGATTTGGATCATTGCGACCTGAATGGTGAACAGATGATTCAAAATTTGGATCATTGCGACCTGAATGGTGAACAGATGATTCAAAATATTTGTGCAGATAAATCTGCAGCAGATGCGGGTCAGTTGAAGGATGGGCAGTTGCATTTAGGTCAGGCTGCCGATGGACAAGCTGCGCTTCACAGTCTGGAAAATGGGCAAACGATCCCTGTAATTCATCTGGAAGATGATGACGAAGAACAGTCTGACACAGAAGAGTTCTTAGATCCCAAGTAA